From Pedobacter indicus, a single genomic window includes:
- a CDS encoding ABC transporter ATP-binding protein, producing MARKVSTSKEELPKAKINKDTLKSVKKLLKYLQPYRTKFAIGMIFLFFSSVTVLAFPALLGAMIDAAQSIQKYDWLPMSIQTIGIISFIILLFQAFVSFFRIRLFVEVSEKSIADIRRDTYFNLISLPMNFFSNRWVGELNSRLSADLTQIQTTMTTTLAEMIRQVITLIGGLVFLIVVSPKLTLLNLAILPLMIIAAVFFGRFIRKLSRETQDKLADSNTIIQESLLGIANVKAFVNEAFEAGRYKRSLSEVVQVAIRGANYRGAFVSFIIFCIFGAIISVIWYGSTLVYSGEMSVGDLTTYILYSMFVAGSMGSFPDLYANVQKAVGASERVIELLEENKEAISLQTVDPANVEKLSGDLAFDRVSFAYPSRKEVDVLKGISFQVNAGEKLAIVGSSGSGKSTIASLILRFYDPQGGNILFDGRSAGSYSLTDIRSQIAIVPQDVLLFGGSIRDNIAYGKLSATEEEIIEAATRANAHEFISGFPEGYQTLVGERGVKLSGGQRQRIAIARALLKDPAILILDEATSSLDSESERLVQEALEELLKNRTSIIIAHRLSTIRQVDKIIVVNEGRVVESGNHDELMQNDGGMYRYLTELQTENKPIQL from the coding sequence GATATTCCTCTTCTTTTCAAGTGTTACGGTATTGGCTTTTCCGGCCCTTTTAGGTGCTATGATTGATGCGGCACAATCCATACAAAAATATGACTGGCTCCCGATGAGTATACAAACCATTGGTATCATCTCATTTATTATTTTATTATTTCAAGCTTTCGTATCTTTTTTCCGCATACGTCTCTTTGTCGAAGTTTCTGAAAAATCAATTGCTGATATTCGTCGCGACACCTATTTCAATCTCATCTCTCTTCCGATGAATTTCTTTTCCAATCGCTGGGTTGGTGAGTTAAATAGTCGCCTCTCTGCAGATTTAACGCAAATTCAAACTACCATGACAACTACACTGGCTGAAATGATCCGCCAGGTAATAACCTTAATCGGCGGTTTGGTTTTTTTAATTGTTGTCTCGCCTAAACTTACTTTGCTTAATTTGGCTATCCTCCCATTAATGATTATAGCAGCTGTCTTTTTCGGTCGTTTCATCCGTAAACTATCTCGGGAAACTCAGGATAAACTTGCTGATTCCAATACCATTATTCAGGAATCGCTTTTAGGAATCGCCAATGTAAAAGCCTTTGTTAATGAAGCCTTTGAAGCAGGTCGTTACAAAAGGTCTCTCTCAGAGGTTGTACAGGTGGCTATTCGCGGAGCTAATTATCGCGGTGCGTTTGTCTCTTTTATTATTTTCTGCATTTTCGGTGCTATTATCAGTGTTATCTGGTATGGTTCAACCTTAGTTTATAGCGGCGAAATGTCCGTAGGTGATCTGACCACCTATATCCTCTATTCCATGTTTGTAGCTGGCTCAATGGGCAGTTTTCCCGACCTTTATGCGAATGTTCAGAAGGCTGTAGGTGCCAGCGAACGTGTTATCGAGCTGCTGGAAGAAAATAAAGAAGCGATCTCTCTGCAAACTGTTGACCCTGCGAATGTGGAGAAACTCTCAGGCGATCTTGCTTTTGATCGTGTGTCTTTCGCCTATCCATCCAGAAAAGAAGTAGATGTTCTGAAAGGAATTTCTTTTCAGGTCAACGCTGGTGAAAAGCTGGCCATCGTTGGTTCTAGTGGTAGTGGAAAGTCAACCATTGCTTCTTTGATCCTACGCTTTTATGATCCTCAGGGCGGGAACATTCTTTTTGATGGGAGATCTGCAGGCTCCTACTCTTTAACAGATATCCGCAGCCAGATTGCCATTGTTCCACAAGATGTTCTGTTGTTCGGTGGCAGCATACGCGACAATATAGCCTATGGAAAACTCAGTGCAACAGAAGAAGAAATCATCGAAGCGGCAACCCGGGCGAATGCACATGAATTCATTTCTGGTTTTCCAGAAGGCTATCAAACCTTGGTTGGGGAACGAGGCGTTAAACTCTCGGGTGGGCAGCGCCAACGGATAGCGATTGCGCGCGCGTTATTAAAAGATCCCGCTATCCTTATTTTAGATGAAGCTACTTCTTCTTTAGATTCAGAATCAGAACGCCTTGTCCAAGAAGCTTTGGAAGAACTTTTAAAGAACCGCACATCAATTATCATTGCCCACCGTTTATCAACTATCCGTCAGGTTGATAAGATTATTGTCGTAAACGAAGGTAGAGTTGTTGAAAGTGGTAACCATGACGAGCTGATGCAAAATGACGGCGGGATGTATCGATACCTTACTGAACTTCAAACAGAAAACAAACCAATTCAGCTTTAA
- a CDS encoding ABC transporter ATP-binding protein — MTDQPLINITDIGRKYVIGAETIHALKSVTLQIQKGEFVALMGPSGSGKSTLMNILGCLDTPTRGEYYLNNIRVSEMSEDDLADVRNKEIGFVFQTFNLLPRSTSLDNVALPLVYAGVNKANRLTRAQEALENVGLGNRVHHKPNELSGGQRQRVAVARALINNPSIILADEPTGNLDTKTSVEIMGLLEEIHSKGNTIVLVTHEEDIAQHAHRIVRMRDGLIEDDYKNDTVKSVSPRLEALREEEKRNRGNLL; from the coding sequence ATGACTGATCAACCGCTTATTAACATTACCGATATTGGCCGAAAATACGTTATTGGTGCTGAAACAATTCACGCTCTGAAGTCTGTTACACTTCAGATTCAAAAGGGGGAGTTTGTCGCCTTGATGGGACCTTCGGGTTCGGGGAAATCGACACTAATGAATATTTTAGGCTGTTTGGATACGCCGACTCGTGGAGAATACTACCTGAATAATATCCGTGTAAGTGAAATGTCGGAAGATGATCTTGCAGATGTGAGAAATAAAGAAATTGGCTTTGTTTTTCAGACTTTTAATCTCCTACCTCGTTCAACTTCGTTAGATAACGTAGCGTTACCCTTGGTCTATGCTGGTGTCAACAAAGCAAACCGGTTAACCAGAGCACAAGAGGCTTTGGAAAATGTGGGTTTAGGTAACCGTGTGCACCATAAACCAAACGAGCTGTCGGGTGGCCAGCGTCAGCGGGTAGCTGTTGCTCGAGCGCTGATCAATAATCCCTCTATTATTCTTGCTGATGAACCAACAGGTAATCTTGATACCAAAACTTCCGTTGAAATTATGGGTTTATTGGAAGAAATACATTCAAAGGGAAATACGATTGTTCTGGTGACGCACGAAGAGGATATTGCGCAACATGCGCATCGGATTGTCCGGATGCGTGATGGACTGATCGAGGATGATTACAAAAATGACACTGTTAAAAGTGTTTCGCCACGTTTGGAAGCTTTGCGAGAGGAAGAAAAACGCAACCGGGGAAACCTATTATAG
- a CDS encoding lysophospholipid acyltransferase family protein → MKQLHRHLYLVAVFIVFLPFWPLLSFLKKNSNKHYSTFVRIRKWIALTASSFVGFRYKIKWEEEVDWSQNYIICANHTSNLDITALIKVCKNDFSFIGKDELLNNPVTGLFFRTIDIPVNRSSKMSSFRAFKRAEKYLLEDKSIVIFPEGGIGDEYPPVLDPFKNGVFRLATELKIPILPVIIKDAWELFWDDGSKKGSQAGSIHIQVLKPVDGEALNLHVDDLRDRVYDLFQKNLSSN, encoded by the coding sequence ATGAAACAGCTACATCGGCACTTATACCTTGTTGCGGTTTTCATTGTATTTCTACCGTTCTGGCCATTGCTGTCCTTTTTGAAAAAGAACAGCAATAAACATTATTCAACTTTTGTAAGAATACGGAAATGGATAGCCCTAACAGCCTCTTCCTTTGTGGGGTTCCGTTATAAAATCAAATGGGAGGAAGAAGTTGACTGGAGTCAGAACTATATTATTTGCGCTAATCATACTTCGAATCTAGATATAACGGCATTGATTAAGGTGTGCAAAAATGACTTTTCATTTATCGGGAAAGATGAACTTTTGAACAACCCTGTAACGGGTTTATTTTTCAGAACAATTGATATACCTGTAAATCGATCAAGCAAAATGTCTTCATTTCGTGCTTTTAAAAGAGCCGAAAAGTATTTGCTAGAGGATAAAAGTATTGTAATTTTTCCTGAGGGTGGGATTGGCGATGAATACCCTCCGGTTCTTGATCCTTTTAAGAATGGTGTGTTCAGATTAGCAACAGAGCTGAAAATTCCAATTTTACCAGTTATTATTAAAGACGCATGGGAACTATTTTGGGATGATGGGAGTAAAAAGGGCAGTCAAGCAGGAAGCATTCACATCCAAGTTCTTAAACCTGTTGATGGTGAAGCACTAAACTTGCATGTCGATGATTTGAGGGATCGAGTTTATGATCTTTTCCAAAAAAACTTAAGTTCAAATTGA
- a CDS encoding fatty acid desaturase family protein translates to MKDTLVRPTYRKAGPDDFFKKLQKEVQETVLNNAKIQRLNVIKSIGVLISYFVLYACILIFGNNTFLLFFFYILLGFNTIILFINAFHDAAHGAVFKNKKYNKWFMYVLELFGSNNYIWSKRHVLLHHPYPNVQNWDTDIKQSDLVHLFPDSPLLKIHKYQHIYMWLLYPLYTLNWLFIRDFKDFFGTKDNYLKRILKIPKIEYVKMFAAKIFNLFYLIGIPILVLNHPWYLIVLAWFVMHISASLLGVVALISTHVDEDAVFPMPPEDGKMNSTWAEHQLMVTKDFSADSKLANFLFGGFTHHVAHHLFPHVAHTYYPRITPIIRRYAEEYNLPYKCYPAYQAMLSHYYLLKKSGVKESIFAHGEI, encoded by the coding sequence ATGAAAGATACACTTGTTAGACCCACGTACCGAAAAGCAGGACCTGATGATTTTTTTAAAAAGTTACAGAAAGAAGTTCAGGAAACTGTTTTAAATAACGCTAAAATTCAACGATTAAATGTCATCAAATCAATCGGTGTATTGATATCTTACTTTGTCTTATATGCATGCATTTTAATTTTTGGAAATAACACGTTTCTTCTTTTCTTTTTCTATATCTTATTAGGTTTCAACACGATCATCTTGTTTATCAATGCTTTCCACGATGCCGCGCATGGAGCTGTATTCAAGAACAAGAAATATAACAAATGGTTTATGTACGTTTTGGAACTTTTTGGTAGTAATAACTACATCTGGTCGAAACGACATGTTCTGCTACACCACCCATATCCAAATGTACAGAATTGGGATACCGATATCAAACAAAGCGACTTGGTACATTTGTTTCCAGACAGTCCTTTGTTGAAGATACATAAGTATCAGCATATCTATATGTGGCTCTTGTACCCATTGTACACATTGAACTGGCTGTTTATTCGCGACTTTAAAGATTTCTTCGGAACGAAAGACAATTATTTGAAGAGAATTTTAAAGATTCCGAAGATTGAATATGTGAAAATGTTTGCCGCGAAGATTTTCAATCTTTTCTACTTGATCGGAATTCCGATTCTTGTTTTAAATCACCCTTGGTACTTAATTGTATTGGCTTGGTTTGTCATGCATATTTCGGCAAGTCTTTTAGGGGTCGTTGCATTAATTTCAACCCATGTTGATGAAGACGCTGTCTTTCCAATGCCACCTGAGGACGGGAAAATGAACAGTACCTGGGCCGAGCATCAATTGATGGTCACCAAAGATTTTAGCGCTGACAGTAAATTAGCTAATTTCCTTTTTGGTGGCTTCACACATCATGTTGCACATCATCTGTTCCCGCATGTTGCGCATACCTATTATCCACGGATTACGCCGATCATCCGTCGCTATGCAGAAGAGTATAATTTGCCGTACAAGTGTTATCCGGCATACCAGGCGATGCTGTCTCATTATTACCTGCTGAAAAAAAGTGGGGTGAAAGAGTCTATCTTCGCCCACGGGGAAATTTAA
- the trpS gene encoding tryptophan--tRNA ligase: METVVSGIRSTGKLHLGNYYGAIKNFLEMQNNHNCFFFIADLHALTTHPTSSEMHANVRQVVTEYLAAGIDPEKATIYVQSDVPETVELYLYLNMNAYLGELERSASFKDKVRSHPDNVNAGLLTYPVLMAADILIHRATKVPVGKDQEQHLEMARTFGNRFNRLYQSEYFPEPYAFSFQQKLVKIPGLDGKGKMGKSEGEANAIYLSDSPDVIRKKVMKALTDSGPTEENQEKPDYIQNLFDLMTIVSSEDTVNHFDKLYNSCQIRYGDFKKQLAEDMIIATDPIRNRINDIANDHDYLRKVVTLGAEKARASAQKTISDVRELIGIKPF, translated from the coding sequence ATGGAAACAGTTGTTAGCGGTATCCGGAGCACCGGAAAATTACACCTAGGAAATTACTATGGAGCAATAAAAAATTTCCTGGAAATGCAGAATAATCATAATTGCTTTTTCTTTATTGCGGATCTTCATGCTCTTACTACCCATCCTACTTCATCGGAAATGCATGCAAATGTTAGGCAAGTGGTTACAGAATACCTGGCTGCAGGAATCGATCCCGAAAAAGCAACAATATACGTACAATCGGATGTCCCGGAAACGGTCGAACTTTATCTTTATTTAAATATGAACGCCTATCTGGGCGAACTGGAGCGGAGCGCTTCTTTTAAAGATAAGGTACGTTCACATCCAGACAACGTCAATGCTGGACTTCTCACCTATCCGGTATTAATGGCTGCAGATATTTTGATCCACCGGGCTACGAAAGTACCAGTTGGAAAAGATCAGGAACAACATCTTGAAATGGCACGTACCTTTGGTAACCGGTTTAACCGTTTGTATCAAAGCGAATACTTTCCAGAACCTTATGCATTTAGCTTCCAGCAGAAATTGGTTAAGATCCCTGGTCTTGACGGGAAGGGTAAAATGGGCAAATCAGAGGGAGAAGCAAATGCGATCTATCTATCCGATTCTCCAGATGTTATTCGTAAAAAAGTGATGAAGGCGCTTACAGATTCAGGTCCTACTGAAGAAAATCAAGAAAAGCCAGATTATATTCAGAATTTATTTGACCTTATGACAATTGTTTCAAGCGAAGATACCGTGAATCATTTTGATAAGCTATACAACTCCTGCCAGATCCGATACGGCGACTTTAAAAAACAGCTCGCAGAAGATATGATCATAGCCACTGATCCTATTCGAAACCGGATAAACGATATCGCTAACGATCATGACTATCTCCGCAAGGTAGTTACCCTAGGCGCAGAGAAAGCAAGAGCATCTGCTCAAAAAACAATCTCGGACGTTCGTGAACTAATCGGAATTAAGCCTTTTTAA
- a CDS encoding deoxynucleoside kinase → MHIAIVGNIGAGKTTLTELLSKQLGYEPQFEAVEHNPYLEDFYSDMKRWSFNLQIFFLNSRFRHMLALQKEKRDIIQDRTIYEDAYIFAENLHDMGLMSKRDFENYSNIFESVLQFVIAPDLLIYLRASVPTLVKNIQIRGRDYEAGIRLDYLSKLNDKYEKWISSYDGGKLLILDKDKLDFANKTEDLAFVIESVERELHGLF, encoded by the coding sequence ATGCATATAGCTATTGTAGGTAATATCGGTGCCGGTAAAACAACTTTAACAGAGTTACTTTCCAAGCAGCTAGGCTATGAACCGCAGTTCGAGGCAGTCGAGCATAACCCCTATCTTGAAGATTTCTATAGTGATATGAAGCGCTGGTCCTTTAATCTGCAGATTTTCTTCCTGAACAGTCGTTTTCGTCATATGCTCGCTTTGCAAAAAGAAAAACGCGATATCATTCAGGATCGTACGATTTATGAAGATGCCTATATATTCGCTGAAAACTTGCATGATATGGGTTTAATGAGCAAACGTGATTTCGAAAATTACAGCAATATTTTCGAGAGTGTCCTACAATTTGTCATTGCTCCCGATCTTCTGATTTATTTAAGAGCCTCTGTACCCACACTCGTTAAAAATATCCAGATCAGAGGTCGTGATTATGAAGCGGGTATTCGTCTTGATTACCTGTCGAAATTGAATGATAAATATGAGAAGTGGATTAGCAGCTATGATGGCGGGAAATTGCTGATTTTAGACAAGGACAAACTTGATTTTGCGAACAAAACAGAAGATCTCGCTTTCGTTATCGAGAGTGTCGAAAGGGAGCTACACGGATTATTCTAG
- the kdsB gene encoding 3-deoxy-manno-octulosonate cytidylyltransferase, whose protein sequence is MKILATIPARYASTRFPGKPLIDIAGKSMIQRVYEQVKKATGVQTTVVATDDQRIADHIEAFGGQVVMTSESHTSGTDRCAEAASHFEDTDIVINVQGDEPFIQPEQIELLISCFQKESVNIATLVKKIDTFEDLFNHNIPKVTVTKDMRALYFSRNTIPYLRDAAQKSWLEKYRYFKHIGIYAFRAETLKQLTKLPVSPLEKAESLEQLRWLEHGYQIQTAETQFQSHGIDVPEDVDRVIELFKSSL, encoded by the coding sequence ATGAAGATACTCGCGACCATACCTGCCAGATATGCCTCTACCCGTTTCCCGGGTAAACCTTTGATCGATATTGCCGGCAAATCCATGATCCAGCGAGTGTACGAGCAAGTGAAAAAAGCAACCGGCGTACAGACTACTGTCGTCGCGACAGATGATCAACGCATAGCGGATCATATCGAAGCTTTTGGAGGGCAAGTTGTCATGACCTCAGAATCACACACGAGCGGAACAGATCGTTGTGCTGAGGCTGCGTCTCACTTTGAGGATACCGATATCGTTATCAACGTACAAGGTGACGAACCCTTTATTCAACCAGAGCAAATCGAGCTGCTGATCAGTTGCTTTCAAAAAGAATCGGTAAACATCGCAACGCTTGTTAAAAAAATAGATACTTTCGAGGATCTGTTTAATCATAATATCCCGAAAGTAACAGTAACAAAGGATATGCGAGCACTCTATTTTAGCCGCAACACCATCCCCTACCTTCGCGATGCAGCGCAAAAATCCTGGTTGGAGAAATACCGTTATTTTAAACACATTGGTATCTATGCTTTTCGTGCCGAAACACTGAAGCAACTGACCAAACTACCTGTATCGCCGTTAGAAAAAGCGGAGTCACTGGAACAGTTGCGCTGGCTAGAGCATGGCTACCAAATACAAACTGCAGAAACCCAGTTTCAATCGCACGGAATCGATGTTCCCGAAGATGTTGACCGAGTTATTGAGTTGTTTAAAAGTAGTTTATGA
- a CDS encoding chloride channel protein: MIKKAIRAINRLNQWRIQRISNKNFMVILAVIVGLIGGLAASALKALTHYIATVLQNDVSWDFRGYLFLVFPMIGILLSVLYVRKFIKAKKMEHGITPILYSISNRSSRIPVHNVYSQIVTSALTVGFGGSAGLEAPIVASGSAIGSNIGRFFGLNYREVTMLLACGAAAGIAGAFNSPVAGLVFAVEILLAEFSIPAFIPLLMAAATSSVVSRMLYAEPLFHLVTDTWHIEALLFYIAVAILVGLFSVFFNRLNYRAAKWFKSFTNPYRKAIVSGLILGILIFVFPALYGEGYLAIQQLLAGNNNSLLSNSVFSEYQHIGWLVVAYSAITVFAKAYATVFTLHSGGNGGNFGPSLVMGGLLGFAFAHGINLTGLVELNTANFIVVGMAGALSGIMHAPLTGIFLIAEITGGYVLMVPLMIVSAISYFINKSTLKYSIYTQSLAESGELLSYEDKDKTVLRMMKLRYVVEKNFTILHPDEKAGDRKLDILYTKRNIFPVVDDKGQLLGIIYSEKLFEILVGEGNNDKTMKELAQPPQDVIRIDANMYDVMRKMDREDIWTLPVVDTDDKYVGFVSKSAIFNKYRALLMRMGRYLE; encoded by the coding sequence ATGATAAAAAAGGCTATACGAGCTATTAACCGGTTAAATCAGTGGAGAATACAGCGGATATCGAATAAAAATTTCATGGTTATCTTAGCTGTTATTGTCGGCTTGATTGGCGGACTTGCTGCTTCTGCTCTGAAAGCTCTGACACATTATATTGCCACGGTATTACAAAATGATGTTTCATGGGATTTTCGCGGTTACCTTTTTCTCGTATTCCCGATGATCGGGATTTTGCTTAGTGTCTTGTATGTACGCAAGTTTATCAAAGCAAAGAAAATGGAACATGGGATTACACCCATCTTGTACTCCATCTCTAACCGGTCGAGCCGTATACCTGTCCATAATGTTTATTCGCAGATCGTGACGAGTGCCCTGACAGTCGGCTTTGGTGGGTCGGCCGGGCTAGAAGCGCCGATTGTAGCGAGCGGTTCGGCAATCGGCTCTAATATCGGACGCTTCTTTGGGTTAAATTATCGGGAAGTAACCATGTTATTGGCCTGTGGAGCTGCTGCTGGTATTGCTGGGGCTTTTAATAGTCCGGTTGCAGGTTTGGTCTTTGCTGTTGAAATTTTATTAGCAGAATTCTCGATACCTGCATTTATTCCGCTTTTGATGGCCGCGGCTACCTCTTCCGTTGTATCCCGCATGCTCTATGCAGAGCCGCTATTTCATTTGGTTACAGATACCTGGCATATCGAGGCTTTACTCTTTTATATCGCCGTTGCAATTTTAGTCGGGTTGTTCTCAGTTTTCTTCAACCGACTGAATTATAGAGCTGCGAAATGGTTTAAAAGTTTTACAAATCCTTATAGAAAGGCAATCGTCAGTGGATTGATCCTCGGTATTTTGATTTTTGTATTCCCAGCTCTGTACGGCGAGGGCTATTTGGCAATTCAACAATTACTGGCCGGTAATAATAATTCGCTGCTTTCCAATAGTGTTTTTAGTGAGTATCAACATATCGGCTGGCTTGTTGTAGCGTACTCAGCTATTACCGTGTTTGCCAAGGCTTATGCTACCGTTTTCACTCTTCACAGCGGCGGTAATGGTGGTAATTTTGGACCTAGTCTGGTAATGGGCGGACTACTCGGTTTTGCTTTTGCTCATGGGATTAATTTGACGGGGTTGGTTGAATTAAACACGGCTAATTTTATCGTTGTTGGAATGGCGGGGGCACTTAGCGGTATTATGCACGCCCCCTTAACGGGAATATTTCTGATTGCCGAAATTACGGGTGGTTATGTTCTGATGGTACCGTTGATGATCGTGTCGGCGATATCATACTTTATCAATAAAAGCACTTTAAAGTATTCCATTTATACTCAGTCACTTGCTGAATCAGGCGAATTATTGTCATATGAAGACAAGGACAAAACTGTGTTACGAATGATGAAACTGCGCTATGTTGTTGAAAAGAATTTCACCATTCTTCATCCGGACGAAAAGGCAGGCGACCGAAAATTAGATATACTTTATACCAAACGAAATATTTTTCCGGTTGTGGACGATAAAGGGCAGTTACTTGGTATTATCTACAGTGAAAAGCTATTTGAAATATTGGTTGGTGAAGGTAATAATGATAAAACGATGAAAGAGCTGGCTCAGCCACCGCAAGATGTTATCCGGATCGATGCAAATATGTATGATGTGATGCGGAAAATGGATCGTGAAGATATTTGGACATTGCCAGTTGTTGATACGGATGACAAATATGTCGGTTTTGTATCCAAGTCAGCAATTTTTAATAAGTATCGTGCGCTGTTGATGCGTATGGGAAGGTATTTGGAGTAG
- a CDS encoding S46 family peptidase has product MRLFNKNTLAIVFLVIAGFCSNSFTNLDEGMYPLSDLNRVDLKKAGLEIDRTDIFNPGQVGLVDALVRVGGCTGSFVSDEGLIITNHHCAFGAVQLASTPENDYLTNGFVAPEKEREIEAKGLTIRITEGYEDVSNRILKAAQSAKNPAERIRIISDEREKIAQEAEKKDPSIKAEVSEMFIGKSYVLFRYKTIEDVRLVYVPKANIGVFGGETDNWVWPRHTGDFSFLRAYVAPDGSPAPYSKDNVPYQPKKHLKINAQGVKEGDFTFILGYPGRTFRHRPAQYIEYQEKFLLPYTSNLYEFQNKVMEEAGLNDKATEIALATRIKRNANVMKNYQGKMKGLNGIQLVDTKRKDDQDLAKFISDSPELERDYGTLMNDIDQYYQDIFSDAERDMWFTQIHSSTSLLNIARYLNSFKASLVATTNKSQVFEANLPKLKSALSSIYDSYRFEVDTAIFSRMLRDASEITTDQPIEAMKKVSDPTSFATTTLETSKLKDRDYVFNELLKSPETLLAYSDDLLNFQQAINQQLVELTPEAERREGVLNQLMGDYVAVKEKFQNKDFIPDANSTLRLTFGYIRGYSPADATYVTPFTTIKGIIEKGRLNNPEFDYPEKIKQEWEAKNFGDYAMEELNDVPVNMLYNMDTTGGNSGSPIMNSKGELVGVNFDRAYDATINDFAWNESYSRSIGVDIRYVLWVADKIDNADFLLKEIGI; this is encoded by the coding sequence ATGAGACTTTTTAACAAAAATACCCTTGCAATAGTTTTTCTTGTCATTGCAGGGTTCTGTAGTAATTCCTTTACCAATCTGGATGAAGGGATGTACCCTTTGAGCGACCTGAATCGTGTTGATCTGAAGAAAGCGGGACTTGAGATCGATCGCACTGATATCTTTAATCCCGGGCAGGTTGGTTTGGTAGATGCCTTAGTACGGGTAGGCGGATGTACAGGTTCCTTTGTATCTGACGAGGGCTTGATCATTACCAATCATCATTGTGCCTTCGGTGCGGTGCAATTAGCAAGTACGCCTGAAAATGATTACCTGACCAATGGTTTTGTTGCCCCTGAAAAAGAACGTGAGATTGAAGCAAAAGGACTTACCATTCGAATCACCGAAGGTTATGAAGATGTATCAAACCGCATATTAAAAGCAGCGCAATCTGCCAAGAACCCCGCTGAAAGAATTCGTATCATTAGCGACGAACGGGAAAAGATTGCGCAAGAAGCTGAAAAGAAAGATCCTTCGATCAAAGCAGAAGTATCAGAGATGTTTATTGGTAAGAGTTATGTGCTTTTCCGCTATAAAACAATCGAGGACGTGCGTTTAGTTTATGTGCCGAAGGCCAATATTGGTGTGTTTGGGGGCGAGACGGATAACTGGGTGTGGCCAAGACATACTGGAGATTTCTCTTTTCTGCGCGCATATGTTGCCCCCGATGGATCACCGGCTCCTTATTCGAAAGACAATGTTCCGTACCAGCCTAAGAAACACTTGAAAATCAATGCGCAGGGTGTCAAAGAAGGTGATTTTACATTCATTCTGGGTTATCCCGGCAGAACATTCCGTCACCGTCCAGCGCAATATATCGAGTATCAGGAAAAATTTTTACTTCCTTATACCTCAAATCTTTATGAGTTTCAAAATAAAGTAATGGAAGAAGCTGGGTTAAATGACAAAGCAACAGAGATAGCGCTCGCTACCCGCATTAAACGGAATGCGAATGTAATGAAAAACTATCAGGGGAAAATGAAAGGGTTGAATGGCATCCAGCTTGTCGATACGAAACGTAAGGATGATCAAGACCTGGCTAAGTTTATTTCGGACAGTCCGGAATTGGAAAGAGACTATGGCACGTTGATGAACGATATAGACCAATATTATCAAGACATTTTTTCTGATGCTGAACGTGATATGTGGTTTACCCAGATCCATTCAAGCACAAGCCTTTTAAATATTGCTCGTTATCTTAACTCTTTCAAGGCTTCTTTAGTTGCAACAACGAATAAGTCACAGGTCTTTGAGGCTAACCTCCCGAAGCTAAAAAGTGCTCTAAGCAGCATTTATGATAGCTACCGTTTTGAAGTTGACACAGCTATTTTTAGTCGCATGCTACGTGATGCATCGGAGATAACTACAGATCAGCCGATCGAAGCGATGAAAAAGGTTTCCGACCCGACTAGCTTTGCTACAACAACGTTGGAGACATCCAAGTTAAAAGATCGTGACTATGTTTTTAATGAATTACTCAAGTCGCCTGAGACTTTATTGGCTTATTCGGATGATCTGCTGAATTTCCAACAAGCGATCAATCAGCAACTAGTAGAACTAACTCCAGAGGCTGAACGTCGTGAAGGGGTGCTCAATCAATTAATGGGTGATTATGTGGCTGTTAAGGAAAAATTCCAAAATAAAGACTTTATCCCGGATGCAAATAGCACGTTGCGTCTGACCTTCGGTTATATTCGCGGTTATTCACCTGCAGATGCAACCTACGTGACTCCTTTTACTACCATCAAGGGTATTATCGAAAAAGGTAGATTGAATAATCCCGAGTTCGATTATCCGGAAAAAATTAAACAGGAATGGGAAGCGAAAAATTTTGGTGACTATGCAATGGAGGAACTCAATGATGTACCCGTGAATATGCTGTACAATATGGATACGACGGGCGGAAACTCCGGTTCACCTATAATGAATTCAAAAGGCGAGTTAGTAGGCGTTAACTTTGACCGTGCTTATGATGCAACCATCAATGATTTTGCATGGAACGAAAGCTATAGCCGGTCGATCGGCGTGGATATCCGCTATGTACTTTGGGTAGCCGACAAGATTGACAATGCAGATTTTCTGCTAAAGGAAATAGGTATCTAA